A region from the Actinoplanes sp. OR16 genome encodes:
- a CDS encoding DUF4177 domain-containing protein, with protein MQKWEYVTVPLLVHATKQILDNWGEDGWELVQVVPGPNPEQLVAYLKRPKA; from the coding sequence ATGCAGAAGTGGGAGTACGTGACCGTGCCCCTGCTGGTACACGCGACCAAGCAGATCCTCGACAACTGGGGCGAGGACGGCTGGGAGCTCGTCCAGGTCGTGCCCGGTCCCAACCCCGAGCAGCTCGTGGCCTACCTGAAGCGGCCGAAGGCATGA
- a CDS encoding adenylate/guanylate cyclase domain-containing protein → MTCPVCGTVAVPGARFCHHCGAALPGAASPDAATLPAAERRIVTVLFGDLSDFTSWSEDLDPERVGAVTDRVLAALAGAVKTFGGHVDKLTGDGIMAVFGAPVAHEDDAERAVRAALSMQRAVRRVLDDERGGGAPLGLRVGLNTGEVVAGMQAGIEYTVIGDTVNTAARLADAAAVGAVYAGERTSGGTRHVASWRQLRPLRLKGKREPVPTYELLGLHDAPGTRSGLGDEAPFVGRETELGRVSGRLAEAIDSGTPRIMVMTAEAGIGKSRFAGEVKRLAAGYEVGSGAYSGHGARVLRVRCRAFGERRRFAPLADIIRKAGGLPKDVTATVGRTVVEERLRKLAGRLGAQFDTDRLLVLLGYGEAKANPGGPIAPADWPPSAKRVDAEAISVAVGGVLNALAAEAPLVVIVDDLHDATATTIDALGDTLSQLEGPVVVLLLGRPELVRTAGVMTRLADAEVHTLPPLRGADASRLLTSYLSGGKLPQADNDRLLATAQGNPFYLAEMVTLLMERGALTPAVGANAAGRWQLAAGSFDSQLLSRDLAAVLAARIDALSVEPRAVLRDASVAGTTVPSGVLEALQERRAAESRPGAVSTVELERTIDELLQRRMLHRSRGGYQFTTPLMREAAYAGIGKADLAERHAYLATWAAPESVDRPGHDGAVRLNLTGNDRDAFIATHAECAVGLADAVRLRPDATAREVAPLGVAALGRMARRALANIEPAAAIEYAERAAALTQDGLPLPDQLVHARALLRLGRAEEALAAGENITEAAADDPLCRAEGMILVGRAHEALGDTSEAVAAWQEALEVATEAQLLPERANAMRRLGMADFLAGKLSQASSRFAAAYQVTLAAGDRHGQAWALQNLAWVTTTRGDFAGTDAVLGRAARLFAELGDQVGRSWLRGTTAFARLLAGRLQEARRLARIFLPFGDRVGEGWAVGTLRVVEAYAAAELGDLGAADGQARRAYREFNEVSDDWGRGLAMVVRGAIARGLGELDHAQDLLTDALVYADRTGHPLLLGMAGTLHGFVALQRGDLATAEADAQRVMIAVEPHNPLAPAQVGPRVLLAEARTRAGDARTAIGLLAPIASDTSTPSLLFSRRHALAAYASALLAEGRVESAMTWIERAFEVPAEDVRSGVLAAMVRARVLAAAERFDEARASADEAVKLAYSTEQVSERAGAEELRDTLALAGVEPETVAYASDVPG, encoded by the coding sequence GTGACCTGCCCCGTCTGCGGAACCGTCGCCGTGCCCGGCGCCCGCTTCTGCCACCACTGCGGCGCGGCGCTGCCCGGCGCGGCGTCCCCCGACGCCGCCACCCTGCCCGCCGCCGAGCGCCGCATCGTGACGGTGCTCTTCGGCGACCTCTCCGACTTCACCTCCTGGTCCGAGGACCTCGACCCGGAGCGGGTCGGCGCGGTCACCGACCGGGTGCTCGCGGCCCTGGCCGGTGCGGTCAAGACGTTCGGCGGCCACGTGGACAAACTGACCGGCGACGGGATCATGGCGGTCTTCGGCGCGCCGGTCGCGCACGAGGACGACGCCGAGCGCGCGGTCCGGGCCGCTCTCAGCATGCAGCGCGCGGTCCGCCGGGTGCTCGACGACGAGCGCGGCGGCGGCGCGCCGCTCGGTCTGCGGGTCGGCCTCAACACCGGCGAGGTGGTCGCCGGCATGCAGGCCGGCATCGAATACACGGTCATCGGCGACACGGTGAACACGGCGGCCCGGCTCGCCGACGCCGCCGCGGTCGGCGCGGTCTACGCCGGCGAGCGGACCAGCGGCGGCACTCGCCACGTGGCGTCCTGGCGGCAGCTGCGCCCGCTGCGGCTCAAGGGCAAGCGCGAGCCGGTTCCGACCTACGAGCTGCTCGGCCTGCACGACGCTCCCGGCACCCGGTCCGGCCTCGGTGACGAGGCGCCGTTCGTGGGCCGCGAGACCGAGCTGGGCCGGGTTTCCGGGCGGCTCGCCGAGGCGATCGACTCCGGAACCCCACGGATCATGGTGATGACCGCGGAGGCCGGCATCGGCAAGTCCCGCTTCGCCGGCGAGGTGAAACGTCTCGCCGCCGGCTACGAGGTGGGATCCGGGGCCTACTCCGGGCACGGCGCCCGGGTGCTGCGGGTGCGCTGCCGCGCGTTCGGTGAGCGCCGCCGGTTCGCGCCGCTCGCCGACATCATCCGCAAGGCCGGCGGCCTGCCCAAGGACGTCACCGCCACGGTCGGCCGCACGGTCGTCGAGGAGCGCCTGCGCAAGCTGGCCGGCCGGCTCGGCGCCCAGTTCGACACCGACCGCCTGCTGGTCCTGCTCGGTTACGGCGAGGCGAAGGCCAACCCGGGCGGACCGATCGCGCCCGCCGACTGGCCGCCGAGCGCCAAACGTGTCGACGCCGAGGCCATCTCGGTGGCCGTGGGCGGCGTGCTGAACGCTCTCGCCGCCGAGGCCCCGCTCGTGGTGATCGTCGACGACCTGCACGACGCCACCGCCACCACGATCGACGCGCTCGGCGACACCCTCTCCCAGCTCGAAGGCCCGGTCGTGGTGCTGCTGCTCGGCCGCCCCGAGCTGGTCCGCACCGCCGGGGTGATGACCCGGCTCGCCGACGCCGAGGTGCACACCCTGCCCCCGCTGCGGGGAGCGGACGCCTCCCGGCTGCTCACGTCGTACCTGAGCGGCGGCAAACTGCCGCAGGCCGACAACGACCGGCTGCTCGCCACCGCGCAGGGCAACCCGTTCTACCTGGCCGAGATGGTCACGCTGCTGATGGAGCGGGGCGCGCTGACGCCGGCCGTCGGCGCCAACGCGGCCGGGCGTTGGCAGCTCGCCGCCGGCTCGTTCGACAGCCAGCTGCTCTCCCGCGACCTCGCCGCCGTCCTCGCGGCCCGCATCGACGCGCTCTCGGTCGAGCCGCGGGCGGTGCTGCGCGACGCGTCGGTCGCCGGTACGACGGTGCCGAGCGGCGTCCTCGAAGCGCTCCAGGAACGGCGGGCGGCGGAGTCCCGGCCCGGCGCGGTCTCCACGGTCGAGCTCGAACGCACCATCGACGAGCTGCTGCAGCGCCGCATGCTGCACCGGTCGCGCGGCGGCTACCAGTTCACCACCCCGCTGATGCGCGAGGCGGCGTACGCCGGAATCGGCAAGGCCGACCTTGCGGAGCGGCACGCCTACCTGGCCACCTGGGCCGCCCCGGAGTCGGTGGACCGGCCCGGCCACGACGGCGCGGTCCGGCTCAACCTCACCGGCAACGACCGGGACGCGTTCATCGCGACCCACGCCGAGTGCGCTGTCGGCCTGGCCGACGCGGTGCGGCTGCGCCCGGACGCGACCGCCCGCGAGGTGGCGCCGCTCGGCGTCGCGGCGCTCGGCCGGATGGCCCGCCGCGCGCTGGCGAACATCGAACCGGCCGCCGCGATCGAGTACGCCGAACGCGCCGCCGCCCTCACCCAGGACGGCCTGCCCCTGCCCGATCAGCTCGTGCACGCCCGCGCGCTGCTGCGCCTGGGCCGGGCCGAGGAGGCGCTCGCGGCCGGCGAGAACATCACCGAGGCGGCCGCCGACGACCCGCTCTGCCGGGCCGAGGGCATGATCCTGGTGGGCCGCGCGCACGAAGCCCTCGGCGACACCAGCGAGGCCGTCGCGGCCTGGCAGGAGGCGCTCGAAGTGGCCACTGAGGCGCAGCTGCTGCCGGAGCGCGCCAACGCGATGCGCCGCCTCGGCATGGCCGACTTCCTGGCCGGCAAGCTGAGCCAGGCGAGTAGCCGGTTCGCCGCCGCCTATCAGGTGACGCTCGCCGCGGGCGACCGGCACGGCCAGGCCTGGGCGCTGCAGAACCTCGCCTGGGTGACCACCACCCGCGGCGACTTCGCCGGCACCGACGCGGTGCTGGGCCGGGCCGCGCGCCTCTTCGCCGAGCTGGGCGACCAGGTGGGCCGGTCCTGGCTGCGCGGCACCACGGCGTTCGCCCGGCTGCTGGCCGGCCGCCTGCAGGAGGCACGCCGGCTCGCCCGGATCTTCCTGCCGTTCGGCGACCGGGTCGGCGAGGGCTGGGCGGTCGGCACGCTGCGGGTCGTGGAGGCCTACGCCGCTGCCGAGCTCGGCGACCTGGGCGCCGCCGACGGTCAGGCGCGCCGGGCCTACCGGGAGTTCAACGAGGTCTCCGACGACTGGGGTCGCGGGCTGGCCATGGTGGTCCGCGGCGCGATCGCCCGTGGCCTGGGCGAGCTCGACCACGCGCAGGACCTGCTGACCGACGCGCTCGTCTACGCCGACCGCACCGGGCACCCGCTGCTGCTCGGCATGGCCGGGACGCTGCACGGATTCGTCGCCCTGCAGCGCGGCGACCTGGCGACCGCCGAGGCGGACGCGCAGCGGGTCATGATCGCTGTCGAGCCGCACAATCCGCTGGCTCCGGCGCAGGTCGGGCCGCGCGTGCTGCTGGCCGAGGCGCGGACGCGGGCGGGTGACGCACGTACCGCGATCGGGCTGCTGGCGCCGATCGCGAGCGACACGTCCACCCCGTCGTTGCTGTTCAGCCGTCGGCACGCGCTGGCGGCGTACGCATCCGCGCTCCTCGCCGAAGGCCGTGTCGAGTCGGCGATGACCTGGATCGAGCGCGCCTTCGAGGTTCCGGCCGAGGATGTGCGCAGTGGTGTGCTGGCCGCGATGGTGCGGGCCCGGGTGCTCGCGGCGGCCGAGCGTTTCGACGAGGCCAGGGCTTCGGCGGACGAGGCGGTGAAGCTGGCCTACTCGACCGAGCAGGTGAGCGAGCGGGCCGGGGCCGAGGAACTGCGTGACACACTGGCTCTCGCGGGTGTCGAACCGGAAACTGTCGCCTACGCGTCTGACGTGCCGGGATGA
- a CDS encoding RidA family protein: protein MTGPAPVAGEGAVDAYAKLAELGLTLPSVVPPLASYVPAVQSGNYVYVSGQLPLVEGKLPKAGKVGAEVSAEEAAELAKICALNALAAIEALVGLGRVVKIVKLTGFVASAPGFTAQPVVINGASNLFGEVLGEQGRHARSAVGVSELPLNAPVEVEVIAEVA from the coding sequence ATGACCGGGCCGGCCCCGGTCGCCGGCGAGGGCGCCGTCGACGCGTACGCCAAGCTCGCCGAACTCGGGCTGACCCTGCCGTCCGTGGTGCCGCCGCTGGCGTCCTACGTTCCGGCCGTGCAGTCCGGCAACTACGTCTACGTCTCCGGTCAGCTGCCGCTGGTCGAGGGCAAGCTGCCCAAGGCCGGCAAGGTCGGCGCGGAGGTCAGCGCGGAGGAGGCCGCCGAGCTCGCCAAGATCTGCGCGCTCAACGCCCTCGCCGCGATCGAGGCCCTGGTCGGCCTCGGCCGGGTCGTGAAGATCGTCAAGCTGACCGGCTTCGTCGCGTCCGCTCCCGGCTTCACCGCCCAGCCCGTCGTCATCAACGGCGCGTCGAACCTCTTCGGCGAGGTCCTCGGTGAGCAGGGCCGGCACGCGCGCAGCGCCGTCGGCGTGTCCGAACTGCCCCTGAACGCGCCCGTCGAGGTGGAAGTCATCGCCGAAGTAGCGTGA
- a CDS encoding serine/threonine-protein kinase, whose amino-acid sequence MTETPPGALPAPYVPGMSGLSVMARGGYATVYRATQDSVGREVAIKMENRTLDNARDQARFLREARAAGRMSSHPHVVDLFDVGVTVDQHPYLIMELCDGSYLDRMRVSPLTPAEARDVGIKIADALVHSHANGVLHRDVKPANILYSQFNAAVLADFGLAVLGEMRDSSVTLEVLTPAYAPPEMFRHENPSGAADVYALCATLYAVMNGRPPRWATDRSPSLITLMDLFTQPLPDIPGVPRALTEILRYGMANDPESRPTAEQMRDLLNNLQLDPNTPQPPPAVYRSTQNYVPPRPRPIVPSTPTREDDTPTVHQSGRKGFFSRWFN is encoded by the coding sequence GTGACGGAGACTCCGCCTGGTGCCCTGCCCGCCCCGTACGTGCCCGGCATGTCCGGATTGTCGGTAATGGCACGCGGTGGTTACGCAACCGTGTACCGCGCCACCCAGGACTCGGTGGGCCGCGAGGTCGCCATCAAGATGGAGAACCGCACCCTCGACAACGCCCGTGACCAGGCGAGATTCCTGCGTGAGGCGCGCGCGGCCGGCCGCATGTCGTCGCATCCGCACGTCGTCGACCTCTTCGACGTGGGTGTGACGGTCGATCAGCATCCATACCTGATCATGGAGCTGTGCGACGGGTCGTACCTCGATCGCATGCGCGTCTCCCCGCTCACCCCGGCCGAGGCCCGCGACGTCGGCATCAAGATCGCCGACGCGCTGGTGCACTCGCACGCCAACGGGGTGCTGCACCGTGACGTGAAGCCGGCGAACATCCTCTACTCGCAGTTCAACGCGGCCGTGCTCGCCGACTTCGGCCTGGCCGTGCTGGGCGAGATGCGCGATTCGTCGGTCACCCTGGAGGTGCTGACGCCGGCCTACGCGCCGCCGGAGATGTTCCGCCACGAGAACCCGTCCGGCGCCGCCGACGTCTACGCCCTCTGCGCCACCCTCTACGCCGTCATGAACGGCCGCCCGCCGCGCTGGGCCACCGACCGCAGTCCGAGTCTGATCACCCTGATGGACCTCTTCACCCAGCCGCTCCCGGACATCCCCGGGGTGCCGCGGGCGCTCACCGAGATCCTCCGCTACGGCATGGCGAACGACCCGGAGTCCCGCCCCACCGCCGAGCAGATGCGCGACCTGCTCAACAACCTCCAGCTCGATCCGAACACGCCACAGCCACCCCCGGCCGTCTACCGATCGACGCAGAACTACGTGCCACCACGCCCCCGCCCGATCGTGCCGAGCACCCCGACGCGCGAGGACGACACCCCCACCGTGCACCAGAGCGGCCGGAAGGGGTTTTTCAGCCGCTGGTTCAACTGA
- a CDS encoding ArsA-related P-loop ATPase, whose protein sequence is MGEQRNWPERLHVVTGKGGTGKTSVAAALALGLAASGRRTLLVEVEGRQGIAQLFGLDPLPYAEKRIATTTGGGEVRALAVDPEEALLEYLDMFYKLGAAGRALRKVGAIDFATTIAPGLRDVLLTGKVKEATTRSQDGRRVYDAVVLDAPPTGRVGRFLNVTAETARLAKVGPIKTQSDGVAALLRSPMTAVHVVTLLEEMPVQESLDAIAELTALHIPIGRVIVNGARPALLPGGKVTKAEVKRGLVAAGLPASAATVSQLTAEAQAHLTRRELEESLRVELAELGRPMVELPLLPDGVDLAGLQDLAGRLLRS, encoded by the coding sequence ATGGGCGAACAGCGCAACTGGCCGGAGCGGCTGCACGTGGTGACCGGCAAGGGCGGCACCGGTAAGACCAGCGTGGCCGCCGCCCTCGCGCTCGGCCTGGCCGCGAGCGGGCGGCGCACGCTGCTCGTCGAGGTGGAGGGCCGGCAGGGCATCGCGCAGCTGTTCGGCCTCGACCCCCTGCCGTACGCGGAGAAGCGGATCGCCACGACCACCGGCGGCGGCGAGGTCCGCGCCCTGGCCGTGGACCCGGAGGAGGCCCTCCTCGAATACCTCGACATGTTCTACAAGCTCGGCGCGGCCGGCCGGGCCCTGCGCAAGGTCGGCGCCATCGACTTCGCCACCACGATCGCGCCCGGACTGCGGGACGTGCTGCTCACCGGCAAGGTGAAGGAGGCCACGACCCGCTCGCAGGACGGCCGCCGGGTGTACGACGCGGTGGTGCTGGACGCGCCGCCCACCGGCCGGGTCGGCCGGTTCCTCAACGTCACGGCGGAGACCGCCCGGCTCGCCAAGGTCGGTCCGATCAAGACACAGAGCGACGGCGTCGCCGCGCTGCTGCGCTCGCCGATGACCGCCGTGCACGTGGTGACGCTCCTCGAGGAGATGCCGGTCCAGGAGAGCCTGGACGCGATCGCCGAGCTCACCGCCCTGCACATCCCGATCGGCCGGGTCATCGTGAACGGCGCCCGGCCGGCTCTCCTGCCCGGTGGCAAGGTCACCAAGGCTGAGGTCAAACGGGGTCTGGTGGCGGCCGGTCTGCCCGCGTCCGCGGCCACGGTGAGCCAACTCACCGCCGAGGCACAGGCGCACCTGACCAGGCGGGAGCTGGAGGAGTCGCTCCGGGTCGAGTTGGCCGAGCTGGGCCGCCCGATGGTGGAGTTGCCGCTGCTGCCGGACGGCGTGGATCTGGCCGGTCTCCAAGATCTGGCAGGCCGGCTTCTCCGCTCCTGA
- a CDS encoding MBL fold metallo-hydrolase, whose protein sequence is MGGAEPESAEVDRLPGWVTLLRAPNPGPMTLDGTNTWILRAPGADFGTVIDPGPLDEGHLRRIAEHGPFQFILITHGHHDHVEGAARLSEILGGTAVLAADPAHCRHGGPLDPQEHLGGNGLEIQVLDTPGHTSDSVCFLVECEDDRVIFTGDTILGRGTTVVAAPDGDLGSYLASLTQLSAYEKVLMLPGHGPARGDTAERASFYLDHRRERLAQVAAAMAAGADTPAAVVDLVYPDIDPGVRFAAEWSAAAQIDHLRRESGATPDRLDPP, encoded by the coding sequence ATGGGGGGTGCTGAGCCCGAGTCGGCAGAGGTCGACCGGCTACCGGGTTGGGTGACGCTGCTGCGAGCGCCCAACCCGGGGCCGATGACGCTGGACGGCACCAACACGTGGATCCTGCGTGCTCCCGGTGCGGATTTCGGCACCGTGATCGACCCCGGCCCACTGGACGAGGGACATCTGCGGCGGATCGCCGAGCACGGTCCGTTCCAGTTCATCCTCATCACCCACGGTCATCACGACCACGTCGAGGGCGCCGCCCGGCTCTCCGAGATCCTCGGTGGCACCGCCGTGCTCGCCGCCGACCCGGCCCACTGCCGGCACGGTGGACCACTCGACCCACAAGAGCACCTCGGTGGGAACGGGCTCGAAATACAGGTGCTGGACACTCCCGGGCACACGAGCGATTCGGTGTGTTTTCTCGTCGAGTGCGAGGACGATCGGGTGATCTTCACGGGTGACACGATCCTGGGCCGCGGGACCACGGTGGTGGCCGCGCCCGACGGCGACCTGGGCTCCTACCTGGCGAGCCTCACGCAGCTCAGTGCGTACGAGAAGGTGCTGATGCTGCCCGGCCACGGACCGGCCCGCGGCGACACCGCCGAGCGCGCCTCCTTCTACCTCGACCACCGCCGGGAGCGGCTGGCGCAGGTGGCGGCCGCCATGGCCGCCGGCGCCGACACACCCGCCGCCGTGGTCGATCTGGTCTACCCGGACATCGACCCGGGCGTGCGCTTCGCCGCCGAGTGGTCGGCCGCCGCGCAGATCGATCACCTGCGCCGGGAATCCGGGGCCACCCCCGACCGGTTGGATCCGCCGTGA